A region of Chitinophaga horti DNA encodes the following proteins:
- a CDS encoding metal-dependent transcriptional regulator: MNLTIAEENYIKSIFKLQEGQETVSTNAIAYELDTKPASVTDMAKKLKEKKLIDYEKYRGITLTGDGRRIALQIIRRHRLWECFLVDKLAFSWEEVHELAEELEHVRSEKLTTRLSDFLGNPTTDPHGDPIPDAQGRMNKTRPHHPLDKATAKRLEVAAVNDQSTALLEFLKAKGIRLGTQIEVIERYEFDNSVEIKIKNQPAFTISEQVAKNILVRPL, encoded by the coding sequence ATGAATTTGACGATCGCGGAAGAGAACTATATCAAATCGATCTTTAAGCTACAGGAGGGGCAGGAGACCGTGTCGACCAACGCCATAGCGTATGAGTTGGACACGAAGCCGGCCTCGGTGACGGATATGGCCAAGAAGCTGAAGGAGAAAAAGCTCATCGATTATGAGAAGTACCGCGGCATTACGCTTACCGGCGACGGTCGCCGCATTGCGCTGCAAATCATCCGCAGGCATCGTTTATGGGAGTGTTTTTTGGTGGATAAGCTGGCCTTTAGCTGGGAAGAAGTACACGAACTGGCCGAAGAGCTGGAACATGTACGTAGTGAGAAACTGACTACCCGCCTGAGCGACTTCCTGGGTAACCCCACCACCGATCCGCATGGCGACCCTATACCGGACGCGCAGGGGCGGATGAATAAAACGAGACCGCATCACCCGCTGGACAAAGCCACGGCCAAACGCCTGGAAGTAGCGGCGGTCAACGATCAGAGCACGGCGCTGCTGGAGTTCCTGAAGGCCAAGGGTATTCGCCTGGGCACGCAGATTGAAGTGATAGAGCGCTATGAATTTGACAATTCAGTAGAAATCAAAATAAAGAACCAGCCTGCCTTTACGATCAGTGAACAGGTGGCTAAAAATATACTGGTAAGGCCGCTGTAA
- a CDS encoding L,D-transpeptidase family protein has protein sequence MKKILRHLPIVLVLFITACGHRKTPPREKQIVVNERELEEVIKENIAERLDYVAGNDGQMEDSVPVRSVSALQMSYSRTGNAAQWSKSGAVSSNMDSLIRLIGEAANYGLVPAHYHSQALLEGLNQLKSNKEARKDAALWAKMDVMLTDAFFKLATHLHYGVAPRDSVTFRTDSTFSDTSMVEMLSAALADRRVLTVLHQLEPRHQGYVSLREALVSFQQQYGSLSWDTLPQTYTDTADFRMRLAHRLVQSRHLDTNGVVIDTNVIKTAVKAFQKEFNMYPDGVAGKRTVQALNRPASDWVAQVALNLDRWRKLPDTMTRRYIWVNIPGYRMDVFENDTLQLSSRVIVGTPRTRTPILNSTMTNFVLYPYWRVPYSIVFKEMLPAIKKDVGYLASKNLEVVDKDNQVVSPDSINWSKLGKGNFPYVLRQMDGLDNSLGIMKFNFANKYSVYLHDTNNRRLFNNAFRSLSHGCVRVQQWDSLAHYLVRNDPKSHDSIRVWLDRGEKKAIPLTNRIAIYLRYFTAEGIEGKMQFYDDIYGEDKVMRKYLGYK, from the coding sequence ATGAAAAAAATACTCAGACACTTACCGATCGTACTCGTTTTGTTTATAACAGCCTGTGGTCACCGAAAGACTCCACCCCGGGAGAAACAGATCGTGGTGAACGAACGTGAGCTGGAAGAAGTGATCAAAGAAAATATTGCGGAACGACTGGATTATGTGGCCGGCAATGACGGCCAGATGGAAGACAGCGTGCCGGTACGAAGTGTATCCGCGCTGCAAATGAGTTACAGCCGTACAGGCAACGCCGCGCAATGGTCTAAAAGCGGTGCGGTGAGCAGTAATATGGACTCTCTCATCCGCCTCATCGGCGAGGCCGCCAACTACGGATTGGTCCCCGCACACTACCACAGCCAGGCCTTACTCGAAGGGCTCAACCAATTGAAGTCGAATAAAGAAGCGCGTAAGGACGCAGCACTGTGGGCAAAAATGGATGTGATGCTCACCGATGCGTTCTTCAAACTGGCGACACACCTGCACTACGGGGTAGCGCCCCGGGACAGCGTTACCTTCCGCACCGATTCCACGTTTTCAGATACATCCATGGTAGAAATGCTGAGCGCTGCATTGGCAGACAGGCGTGTACTGACGGTGCTGCATCAACTGGAGCCACGCCACCAGGGTTATGTTTCGCTCAGGGAAGCCCTCGTGAGCTTTCAGCAGCAATACGGCAGCCTGTCCTGGGACACCCTCCCGCAAACTTATACCGACACCGCCGACTTCCGCATGCGCCTCGCCCATCGCCTGGTACAATCGCGGCACCTGGATACGAACGGCGTCGTGATCGATACCAACGTGATCAAAACCGCGGTGAAAGCGTTCCAGAAGGAATTTAATATGTATCCTGATGGTGTAGCCGGTAAACGTACGGTGCAGGCCCTTAACCGACCTGCCAGCGACTGGGTGGCACAGGTAGCATTAAACCTCGACCGCTGGCGTAAACTGCCGGATACCATGACGCGCCGCTACATATGGGTAAACATTCCCGGCTACCGCATGGATGTGTTTGAGAACGATACCTTACAACTCAGCTCCCGCGTCATTGTAGGTACGCCCAGAACGCGAACGCCTATACTGAATAGTACAATGACGAATTTCGTACTATATCCCTACTGGCGCGTACCATACAGCATCGTGTTCAAAGAAATGCTGCCCGCCATCAAAAAAGATGTCGGTTATCTCGCATCCAAAAACCTGGAAGTCGTAGATAAAGACAACCAGGTGGTAAGTCCGGATTCGATCAACTGGAGCAAACTGGGTAAAGGTAACTTCCCTTATGTATTGCGGCAGATGGACGGGCTGGACAATTCCCTCGGCATCATGAAATTCAACTTTGCCAATAAGTACAGCGTGTACCTGCACGATACCAATAACCGCCGCCTGTTCAACAATGCCTTTCGCTCCCTCAGCCACGGCTGCGTACGGGTGCAGCAGTGGGATAGCCTGGCGCATTACCTCGTTCGCAACGACCCGAAGTCGCACGACAGCATCCGTGTTTGGTTAGATCGCGGGGAGAAAAAAGCAATACCGCTGACGAACCGCATTGCTATCTATCTCCGTTACTTTACTGCGGAAGGAATAGAGGGGAAGATGCAGTTCTATGATGATATTTATGGGGAGGATAAAGTGATGAGGAAGTACCTGGGGTATAAATAA
- a CDS encoding heavy-metal-associated domain-containing protein, whose product MKKIIALISFIAIAFGAQAQYKKAVVQASGLTCAMCSRATLKSLETLPFVDKIDTDLNATSFILVFKPNATVDLDAISKKVEDAGFFVAKVVVTADFNKVKVSNDAHVPFAGQTLHFVNVKDQVLQGEKDITLIDKSFVSAKEYKKYSSQVKMACYKTGTMADCCKSGATSKRVIHVTI is encoded by the coding sequence ATGAAAAAAATAATCGCACTTATCAGTTTTATCGCCATCGCCTTTGGCGCCCAGGCTCAATATAAAAAAGCAGTCGTTCAGGCATCCGGCCTTACCTGCGCCATGTGTTCCCGCGCAACCCTCAAGTCGCTCGAAACCTTGCCTTTCGTTGATAAGATCGACACCGATCTGAATGCCACTTCCTTTATCCTCGTATTCAAGCCCAACGCCACCGTTGATCTCGACGCGATCAGCAAAAAGGTGGAGGATGCCGGCTTCTTCGTTGCCAAAGTGGTAGTAACGGCCGACTTTAACAAAGTGAAAGTGAGTAACGATGCTCACGTTCCTTTCGCAGGGCAGACCTTACACTTCGTAAACGTGAAAGACCAGGTGTTGCAGGGTGAAAAAGACATTACCCTGATCGACAAATCCTTCGTATCTGCCAAAGAATATAAGAAGTACAGCAGCCAGGTAAAAATGGCCTGCTACAAAACCGGTACAATGGCCGATTGCTGCAAGTCCGGTGCTACTTCCAAACGCGTGATCCATGTAACTATTTAA
- a CDS encoding HYC_CC_PP family protein, giving the protein MKKLLTIFIAVLYVAITSGFTVNVHYCMGKVASVKLHAEDDDACGKCGRPGTKGADCCKDVHKFLKVDQSHQAAKVFFSHNVLPLDLDLPVAVLQTPAITVATAAKFSYQQHAPPPVGSQPLFLRNCVFLI; this is encoded by the coding sequence ATGAAGAAATTGCTCACCATATTTATCGCCGTTTTATACGTAGCCATCACGAGTGGTTTTACGGTAAACGTGCATTATTGCATGGGCAAAGTGGCATCTGTAAAACTGCATGCGGAAGACGATGACGCCTGCGGCAAATGTGGTCGTCCCGGTACAAAGGGCGCCGATTGCTGTAAGGACGTTCACAAGTTCCTGAAAGTGGACCAGTCGCACCAGGCAGCCAAAGTATTTTTCTCCCACAACGTGCTTCCGCTCGACCTGGACCTCCCGGTAGCGGTATTGCAAACGCCGGCTATTACCGTAGCCACGGCGGCGAAGTTCAGCTACCAGCAACATGCGCCGCCCCCGGTCGGTAGTCAGCCGCTCTTCCTGCGCAACTGCGTATTCCTGATCTGA
- a CDS encoding putative porin yields MIFCSHTLLAQFNSGRFSGMGSGGGTMQRDTSRHEHEPDTLTIRYRYLGEPTDFMLDSSLNDWYRSFLRVPNSYVTLGNSGSAARNLIFTPRMTAGFDAGFHAYDIYRFTHDDARFFYTNRPYTELGYLIGNMQEQLINAQHTQNRTERFNFNFEFRKVSAPGFFKNQNTDHNGVRLTARFNSKNKRYHAFASFYNNKLTGGENGGIPSDTFLTNPDFKRRRTIPVNLGGQGGSFSFFNNSISTKNTYKEASIRFLHHYDWGKGDTVHVNDTTDYYKYDPFFRVQHTLTYTSSRYEFIDQQVDSNFYKNNYGFDIADTDTLFASHFWRTISNDLSLIQFPVRGNLGHFISAGARFDHTIGEFLDTSRNISFQNFSIHGEYRNKTKNQKWDLSAKGELYLFGENAGDYVVSGTLSRYINPMLGNVSLSFRNVNREPSYVYRYFGTNRVAWESTVDYGKENITQFQFAARNERLQYDLTANYFVFNKFNYFSNFAEAQQFNSLFNLLQVVFSKRFSANHLHWYADLAFQQLHGNSPIQLPTVWTRHRFTYEDVLYKNLNLVTGLEASYNTDYNADNYSPLLGQFFYQNTERISNYPDVHAFVHFRIKSFNAFVRGENLNTFLWKNNMSAPLYPRNNFAFRLGIRWWFVN; encoded by the coding sequence TTGATATTTTGCAGCCACACCCTGCTGGCCCAGTTTAACAGCGGCCGCTTTTCCGGTATGGGCAGCGGCGGAGGTACCATGCAACGCGACACCAGCCGTCACGAGCATGAGCCCGATACCCTCACGATTCGCTACCGCTACCTCGGCGAGCCTACGGACTTTATGCTCGATTCGTCACTGAACGACTGGTACCGCAGCTTTTTACGCGTGCCCAACAGCTACGTAACCCTGGGTAACAGCGGATCCGCCGCCCGTAACCTGATATTTACGCCCCGCATGACGGCCGGCTTCGATGCTGGTTTTCACGCTTACGATATTTACCGTTTCACGCACGACGATGCCCGTTTCTTCTACACCAACCGTCCGTACACGGAGCTGGGATACCTGATCGGCAACATGCAGGAGCAGTTGATCAATGCACAACACACGCAAAACCGTACGGAGCGTTTCAACTTTAACTTCGAGTTCAGGAAGGTAAGTGCGCCCGGCTTCTTCAAAAATCAGAATACAGACCATAACGGTGTACGCCTCACGGCCCGCTTCAATAGCAAGAACAAACGTTACCACGCTTTCGCCAGCTTCTATAATAACAAATTGACCGGCGGCGAAAACGGCGGCATCCCCAGCGATACCTTCTTAACCAACCCAGACTTCAAACGCCGGCGTACCATACCGGTGAACCTGGGCGGACAAGGCGGGTCCTTCTCGTTCTTCAACAATTCCATTTCTACCAAAAATACCTATAAAGAAGCGAGCATCCGCTTCCTGCACCACTACGACTGGGGCAAGGGCGATACGGTCCATGTGAACGATACCACCGATTATTATAAATATGACCCGTTCTTCCGGGTGCAGCACACGCTCACGTACACGTCGTCGCGGTACGAGTTTATCGACCAGCAGGTAGACAGTAATTTTTACAAGAACAATTACGGGTTCGATATTGCTGATACCGACACGCTGTTTGCCAGCCACTTCTGGCGAACGATCTCCAACGACCTGTCGCTCATCCAGTTCCCGGTGCGGGGCAACCTGGGGCACTTTATCAGTGCAGGGGCCAGGTTCGATCACACGATAGGGGAGTTCCTGGATACCAGTCGCAACATCTCTTTCCAGAACTTTAGTATACACGGGGAATATCGGAATAAGACGAAGAACCAGAAGTGGGACTTGTCAGCCAAAGGTGAGTTGTACCTCTTTGGCGAGAACGCCGGCGATTACGTGGTGAGTGGTACGCTCAGCCGCTACATCAATCCCATGTTAGGCAATGTGAGCCTGAGTTTCCGCAACGTAAACCGGGAACCGTCGTACGTGTACCGCTATTTCGGTACCAACCGCGTAGCCTGGGAAAGCACCGTGGATTACGGAAAGGAAAATATCACCCAGTTCCAGTTCGCGGCCAGAAACGAACGGCTGCAGTATGATCTGACCGCTAATTACTTTGTTTTCAATAAGTTCAACTACTTTTCCAACTTCGCGGAGGCACAGCAGTTCAACTCGCTGTTTAACCTGTTACAAGTAGTGTTCAGCAAACGTTTTTCCGCCAATCACCTGCATTGGTACGCCGACCTGGCCTTTCAGCAGCTGCATGGCAATTCGCCTATACAGTTACCTACCGTATGGACGCGCCACCGCTTCACTTATGAAGATGTACTCTACAAAAACCTGAACCTGGTTACCGGCCTGGAAGCCAGCTACAATACCGATTACAACGCCGATAATTATTCGCCGCTGCTTGGGCAGTTCTTCTACCAGAATACGGAGCGCATCTCCAATTACCCCGATGTGCACGCGTTTGTGCACTTCCGCATCAAGTCGTTCAACGCATTTGTACGCGGTGAGAACCTGAACACGTTCCTGTGGAAGAACAACATGTCGGCCCCGCTTTATCCGCGTAACAACTTTGCGTTCCGCCTGGGTATCCGCTGGTGGTTTGTGAACTAA
- a CDS encoding purine-nucleoside phosphorylase: MSGIIQQIKEAADYIRQFAAQVPETGIILGSGLGNLVNDIDDRKEIPYGNIPHFPVATVEGHHGKLIVGTIKGRPVVAMAGRFHYYEGFSMQQVTFPVRVMKELGVSTLLVSNAAGGMNAAFNVGDLMIITDHINLQPEHPLRGKNESSFGPRFPDMSEPYAKTLVAKAKEIAAAHNIPVHTGVYVGVQGPTFETRAEYKFMHIIGGDAVGMSTVPEVIVAAHAGLKVFAMSVITDLGIREEENTITHEEVLEAANAAEPKLTLIFRELIAQL, from the coding sequence ATGAGCGGAATAATACAGCAAATAAAGGAAGCGGCAGACTACATCAGGCAATTCGCCGCACAGGTGCCCGAAACAGGTATTATATTAGGTAGTGGCCTTGGCAACCTGGTAAACGATATCGACGACCGTAAGGAAATTCCTTATGGTAACATTCCGCACTTTCCTGTAGCTACCGTTGAAGGACATCATGGCAAACTGATCGTGGGTACAATTAAAGGTCGCCCGGTGGTAGCGATGGCCGGCAGGTTCCATTATTATGAAGGCTTCAGCATGCAGCAGGTTACTTTCCCGGTGCGTGTGATGAAGGAACTGGGGGTTAGTACGCTGCTCGTCAGCAATGCCGCCGGTGGTATGAACGCCGCCTTCAACGTAGGCGATCTCATGATCATCACCGATCATATCAACCTGCAACCCGAGCATCCGCTGAGGGGAAAAAATGAAAGCAGCTTCGGGCCACGTTTCCCGGATATGAGCGAGCCTTATGCGAAAACACTCGTCGCGAAAGCGAAAGAGATTGCCGCCGCTCATAACATTCCCGTACATACGGGCGTTTATGTGGGCGTGCAGGGACCCACCTTCGAAACGCGCGCCGAATACAAGTTCATGCACATCATCGGCGGCGACGCCGTGGGTATGAGCACCGTACCGGAAGTGATCGTAGCCGCCCATGCCGGACTAAAAGTGTTCGCCATGAGTGTGATCACCGACCTTGGCATCCGCGAAGAAGAGAATACCATCACACATGAAGAGGTGCTCGAAGCGGCCAATGCGGCAGAACCCAAATTAACATTGATTTTCAGGGAATTGATAGCACAATTGTAA
- the sucC gene encoding ADP-forming succinate--CoA ligase subunit beta, whose product MNLHEYQAKELLKKYNVPVQEGIPVDTPEAAAEAYKQLKVQFGNEFAVVKAQIHAGGRGKGKVRGTEQRGVAVGKNSEDVKKIAGNILGGTLVTIQTGEAGKVVNKVLVAQDVYYPGANPVKEFYLSILLDRAKGQNVIMYSTEGGMDIEEVAHNTPDKIFKEWVHPGGPLQGFQARKIAFNFGLSGEAFKNMVKFVTSLYNAYVGLDCAMLEINPLFKTSDEKIIAVDCKMNLDDNALMRHADLEALRDITEEDPTEVEASKFNLNYVKLDGNVGCMVNGAGLAMATMDMIKLSGGEPANFLDVGGTANAQTVEAGFRIILKDPKVKAILINIFGGIVRCDRVAQGVIDAYQSIGNINVPIIVRLQGTNAAEAKALIEESGLKVQSAILLSEAAALVNKAVTA is encoded by the coding sequence ATGAACTTACACGAGTACCAGGCGAAAGAACTGTTGAAAAAATATAATGTACCGGTACAGGAAGGTATCCCTGTAGATACCCCGGAAGCAGCGGCAGAAGCTTACAAGCAATTGAAGGTGCAGTTCGGTAACGAATTTGCGGTAGTAAAAGCCCAGATCCACGCAGGTGGCCGTGGTAAAGGTAAAGTAAGAGGCACAGAGCAACGTGGTGTAGCGGTAGGTAAAAATTCCGAAGACGTTAAAAAGATCGCAGGCAATATATTGGGCGGTACACTGGTAACCATCCAGACCGGCGAAGCGGGTAAAGTAGTAAATAAAGTACTGGTTGCACAGGACGTTTACTATCCCGGCGCTAACCCCGTAAAAGAGTTTTACCTCTCTATCCTGCTCGACAGAGCGAAAGGTCAGAACGTAATTATGTATTCTACCGAAGGTGGTATGGACATTGAAGAAGTGGCCCACAACACACCTGATAAAATATTCAAAGAGTGGGTACACCCAGGTGGTCCGCTCCAAGGTTTCCAGGCACGTAAAATCGCTTTCAACTTCGGTTTAAGCGGTGAGGCGTTCAAAAACATGGTGAAATTCGTAACCAGCCTGTATAACGCTTACGTTGGACTGGATTGCGCGATGCTGGAAATCAACCCGCTGTTCAAAACCAGCGACGAGAAAATTATCGCGGTTGACTGTAAAATGAACCTGGATGATAACGCCCTGATGCGCCATGCCGACCTGGAAGCGCTCCGCGACATCACCGAGGAAGATCCTACAGAAGTAGAAGCGAGCAAATTCAACCTGAACTACGTGAAACTCGACGGTAACGTAGGTTGTATGGTAAACGGCGCTGGTCTGGCCATGGCTACTATGGACATGATCAAACTGAGCGGCGGCGAACCTGCTAACTTCCTGGACGTAGGCGGTACTGCCAACGCACAAACTGTAGAAGCCGGCTTCCGTATCATCCTGAAAGATCCGAAAGTAAAAGCGATCCTCATCAACATCTTTGGTGGTATCGTTCGTTGCGACCGTGTTGCGCAGGGTGTAATCGATGCTTACCAGTCTATCGGTAACATCAACGTACCTATCATCGTTCGCCTGCAGGGTACCAACGCTGCCGAAGCGAAAGCGCTGATCGAAGAAAGCGGTCTGAAAGTACAGTCTGCCATCCTCCTGAGCGAGGCGGCTGCACTGGTAAACAAAGCAGTGACTGCGTAA
- a CDS encoding DUF4407 domain-containing protein, with amino-acid sequence MQRIRRFFLFCSGAHIPMLERAPVETNKYAGIGGTIFFTGLLAAISGGYALWTVFNQWWAALLFGAVWGLMIFNLDRYIVSSMKKREGFWDEFKMALPRLVLAVIIAMVISKPLELKIFDKEIQAELIIMEQKTFKMQEDKVKERYQARITELNAAIDKAKKEVTQQGGRRDTLMLLAQQEADGTGGSRIRNLGPIYKAKKADADAAGKSYDTLSAHNQQLITQYQQEIAATDSTIKNTIAELKRDRLDGFASRMDALGHLTDASAPIRYANWFIILLFIAIETAPVFVKLISPRGPYDDLLEQHEYAFLVHKKERKAMLDMESDERLTIAGAESEQRVKEVTG; translated from the coding sequence ATGCAACGCATTCGCAGATTCTTTTTATTCTGTTCCGGCGCCCACATCCCTATGCTCGAGCGCGCACCGGTGGAAACCAACAAGTACGCAGGTATTGGTGGCACCATCTTTTTTACGGGTTTGCTGGCCGCTATTTCCGGTGGTTATGCCCTCTGGACTGTTTTTAACCAATGGTGGGCGGCGCTCCTGTTCGGCGCCGTATGGGGACTCATGATCTTTAACCTCGACCGGTACATCGTATCCAGCATGAAAAAGCGGGAAGGCTTTTGGGATGAATTTAAAATGGCCCTGCCCCGTTTGGTGCTGGCCGTGATTATCGCCATGGTTATTTCGAAACCGCTGGAGCTGAAGATCTTTGATAAGGAGATACAGGCGGAGCTGATCATCATGGAGCAAAAGACCTTCAAAATGCAGGAAGACAAGGTGAAGGAACGCTACCAGGCACGCATTACCGAATTGAATGCCGCTATTGACAAAGCAAAGAAAGAAGTAACCCAACAGGGCGGCCGCCGCGATACACTCATGTTACTCGCGCAACAAGAGGCCGATGGCACCGGTGGATCCCGCATCCGCAACCTGGGCCCTATCTACAAAGCAAAAAAGGCGGATGCTGATGCAGCCGGCAAATCTTACGATACCCTCAGCGCGCACAACCAGCAACTGATAACGCAATACCAGCAGGAAATAGCCGCTACAGATTCCACCATCAAAAACACCATCGCTGAACTAAAACGTGACCGGCTGGACGGATTTGCGTCGCGTATGGACGCCCTGGGCCATCTGACCGATGCGAGCGCGCCTATCCGGTATGCAAACTGGTTTATCATCCTGCTTTTTATCGCCATCGAAACGGCGCCGGTATTTGTAAAGCTCATCTCCCCCCGCGGACCGTATGACGATTTGCTCGAGCAGCACGAATATGCCTTCCTCGTACATAAAAAGGAACGCAAAGCCATGCTGGACATGGAGTCGGACGAACGGCTCACGATCGCCGGTGCAGAGAGTGAGCAGCGGGTAAAGGAAGTAACAGGATAA